The following are from one region of the Vicugna pacos chromosome 9, VicPac4, whole genome shotgun sequence genome:
- the CD22 gene encoding B-cell receptor CD22 has translation MLPGSLKSEDTRKQPRLLPRHSIMHLLGLSLLLLEYLALSDSALWTFYHPKTIYAWDGACVWIPCNYRIPGKENILSHLILYHNFSYDNTNKNYSGTILYKNQKAKEFPPHQERVQFLGNERGNCTLYINPVKVSDSGQLGLRLMTVGPEKWMESIGLNVSEKAPPPHIQLPPEIRELQEVTVTCSLNFACFGYQIHLRWSLEEPAVNVTTLAPKTPPTTHITLTTKTISSQSNLMFQPQWTHHGKNLTCQLWDPTEQHILSEKTVQLDVKHLPKLKIQVLPREATVMEGASVTMECQVISSNPQHRQISWLKNGNPLPGTKNVLLLPEVTRDMSGKYHCEAVNVLGSGKSEAVDLQVLYAPEPSRVQLSPSTVQEGNQVKLTCVSRANPHPTNYTWYYNGIEMPGRTNQNFQIPEALLRHAGRYSCLAENSLGLGQVGEEAELDVQYPPKEVTTVIQNPMPIREGDSVTLLCTYNSSNPRVTRYEWDTVGSRVLPAGLTIQNVAWDTGPVKCAACNQWCFWSPLVNLDVQYAPKDVRVLISPHTEIYSGHRVLLQCDFSSSRPADIHFFWKKNGIFLEEGKDLSFDSISPEDAGSYNCLVNNSIGQTESKAWAVQVLYAPRRLHVSVSPKDGVIEGGEAVLTCESDANPPISHYAWFDWNNQDLHHYDQTLRLNPVKVQQSGAYWCQGTNRLGRSQSPPSTLTVYYSAATISRRAALGVGFCLAVFLLAIWGVKLQRSWKRIQSQQRLQENSSGQSFFVRNIKARRTPQAEGPHSLGCYNPVMEDAVSYAALRFPPGETDSPRLGDAGTSEMQGLSPNRDDTVTYSVVQKSQLGDYENVTPSVLEDEGIHYSELVHFGAGERPLAQEGVEYIILKH, from the exons CCCAGGCTCCTGCCTAGACACAGCATCATGCATCTCCTTGGCCTCTCGCTTCTGCTTCTCG AGTACTTGGCTCTCTCTGATTCAGCTTTATGGACATTTTATCATCCCAAGACCATCTACGCCTGGGACGGGGCCTGTGTCTGGATTCCCTGCAACTACAGGATCCCAGGGAAAGAAAACATCTTAAGCCACCTGATCCTGTACCACAATTTTTCTTATGACAACACCAACAAGAATTATAGCGGGACCATCCTCTATAAGAACCAGAAAGCCAAGGAGTTTCCTCCTCATCAGGAAAGGGTACAATTCCTGGGAAATGAGAGAGGCAACTGCACCCTCTACATCAACCCTGTGAAAGTCAGCGACAGTGGCCAGCTGGGGCTGAGGCTGATGACGGTGGGGCCTGAGAAGTGGATGGAGTCCATAGGCCTCAATGTCTCTG AGAAGGCTCCTCCACCCCACATTCAGCTCCCTCCGGAAATCCGGGAGCTCCAGGAAGTCACCGTAACCTGCTCGCTGAATTTCGCCTGCTTTGGGTACCAGATCCATTTGCGGTGGTCCCTGGAGGAGCCTGCTGTCAACGTGACCACCCTGGCCCCCAAGACCCCCCCGACCACCCACATCACCCTCACCACCAAGACCATCTCCAGCCAGAGCAACCTCATGTTCCAGCCGCAGTGGACTCACCATGGCAAGAATCTGACCTGCCAGCTCTGGGACCCCACGGAACAGCACATACTCTCTGAGAAAACGGTGCAGCTGGATGTGAAGC ACTTGCCCAAGTTGAAGATCCAGGTCCTTCCCCGAGAAGCCACAGTAATGGAGGGGGCGTCCGTGACCATGGAGTGCCAGGTCATCAGCAGCAACCCACAGCACCGGCAGATATCCTGGTTGAAGAATGGGAACCCGCTGCCGGGGACAAAGAATGTGCTATTGCTGCCCGAAGTGACCAGGGACATGAGTGGGAAGTACCACTGTGAGGCCGTCAATGTCCTAGGCTCAGGAAAGTCGGAAGCCGTGGACCTCCAAGTGCTCT ATGCTCCGGAACCTTCCAGGGTTCAGCTCTCACCCTCGACAGTTCAGGAAGGAAATCAAGTGAAGCTGACTTGTGTCTCACGAGCCAATCCTCATCCAACAAATTACACCTGGTATTATAATGGGATAGAAATGCCTGGAAGGACAAACCAGAACTTCCAGATCCCAGAGGCCCTCCTCAGGCATGCTGGGAGGTACTCCTGCCTGGCGGAAAACAGTCTTGGTCTTGGACAAGTTGGTGAGGAAGCTGAGCTGGACGTCCAAT ATCCCCCCAAGGAGGTAACCACGGTGATTCAAAACCCCATGCCGATTCGAGAAGGAGACAGTGTGACCCTGCTCTGTACCTACAATTCCAGTAACCCCAGAGTTACCCGCTATGAATGGGACACTGTAGGCTCCCGAGTATTACCTGCGGGGCTGACCATTCAAAATGTTGCCTGGGACACAGGGCCAGTCAAATGCGCAGCTTGTAACCAGTGGTGTTTTTGGTCTCCCCTCGTCAACCTGGATGTCCAGT ATGCCCCCAAAGATGTCAGAGTCCTGATCAGCCCTCATACTGAGATTTACTCTGGGCACCGGGTCCTCCTCCAATGTGACTTCTCCAGTAGCCGCCCCGCGGACATCCACTTCttctggaagaaaaatggaatctttctggaggaaggaaaggaccTGAGCTTTGACTCCATCTCTCCAGAAGATGCTGGAAGTTACAACTGCTTGGTCAACAACTCCATTGGACAGACTGAGTCTAAGGCCTGGGCCGTCCAAGTGCTGT ATGCACCCAGGAGGCTGCATGTGTCTGTGAGCCCGAAAGACGGAGTGATCGAGGGTGGGGAGGCAGTCCTGACGTGTGAGAGCGATGCCAACCCTCCCATCTCCCATTACGCCTGGTTTGACTGGAATAACCAAGACCTCCACCATTACGATCAGACGCTGAGATTGAATCCTGTGAAGGTCCAGCAGTCAGGCGCCTACTGGTGCCAGGGGACCAACAGGCTGGGCAGGAGCCAGTCGCCCCCCAGCACCCTCACTGTCTATT ACAGCGCAGCGACCATCAGCAGGCgagcagccctgggagtggggttCTGCCTGGCCGTCTTCCTCCTGGCAATCTGGGGAGTCAAGCTTCAGCGGAG CTGGAAGCGGATTCAGAGCCAGCAGAGGCTTCAGGAAAATTCCAGTGGACAGAGCTTCTTTGTGAGGAATATAAAG GCTAGAAGGACCCCCCAAGCCGAAGGTCCCCACTCCCTGGGGTGCTACAACCCGGTGATGGAAGATGCAGTCTCCTATGCTGCTTTGCGCTTTCCCCCTGGCGAGACTGACTCACCAAGACTTGG AGATGCAGGGACCTCAGAGATGCAGGGACTTTCCCCAAACAGGGACGACACAGTCACTTACTCCGTGGTGCAGAAGAGTCAGCTG GGCGACTATGAGAACGTGACTCCAAGTGTCCTGGAAGATGAGGGGATACATTATTCGGAGCTGGTTCATTTTGGGGCTGGGGAGCGGCCTCTGGCCCAGGAAGGAGTGGAATACATCATTCTCAAGCACTGA